Proteins co-encoded in one Verrucomicrobiota bacterium genomic window:
- a CDS encoding agmatine deiminase family protein, which translates to MPKKKTDTTSPPAEFGFSMPAEWEKHEATWLGWPHNPTDWPGKLDTIRWVYGEIARKIAPGEIVRMLVNSKTDAKRAQEYLRRARADVRRIQFVVHPTNRGWTRDSGPIFVKRRNRQSPIANRRPPIADRKSETAIVHFHFNAWAKYRDWQKDRRVPETAAKLLRKQLFRAECHGRDFVLEGGGIEVNGRGTLLTTEECYLDPKIQVRNPGLGQKEIDETLKKYLGVTNVFWLVAGPVGDDTHGHIDDICRFVNPETVVLIKETNRKDANYRPLSENWERIQDLRLEDGSKPEVVPLPMPAPLYFGGCRLPASYANFYIANAAVLVPTFNDPNDRIALGTLSELFMDRPVVGIHAVDLVLGFGTLHCLTQQQPA; encoded by the coding sequence GGAGAAACACGAGGCGACGTGGTTGGGCTGGCCGCACAACCCAACCGATTGGCCCGGCAAACTCGACACCATCCGCTGGGTCTATGGCGAAATCGCGCGCAAAATTGCTCCCGGCGAAATCGTGCGGATGCTCGTCAATTCCAAGACCGACGCGAAACGAGCGCAAGAATACCTGAGGCGGGCCCGCGCGGACGTGCGGCGTATTCAGTTCGTCGTTCATCCGACGAATCGTGGATGGACGCGAGATAGCGGGCCGATCTTCGTGAAGCGCAGAAATCGCCAATCGCCAATCGCCAATCGCCGACCACCAATCGCCGATCGCAAATCCGAAACCGCCATCGTCCATTTCCATTTCAACGCCTGGGCCAAATACCGCGATTGGCAGAAGGATCGCCGTGTGCCGGAGACCGCCGCGAAGCTGCTGCGCAAACAGCTCTTCCGTGCCGAGTGCCACGGCAGAGATTTTGTTCTGGAAGGCGGCGGCATCGAGGTGAACGGCCGCGGCACTTTGCTCACCACGGAGGAATGTTATCTCGATCCGAAAATTCAGGTCCGCAATCCGGGCCTGGGTCAAAAGGAAATCGACGAGACGCTGAAAAAGTATTTAGGCGTGACGAACGTGTTCTGGCTCGTCGCCGGCCCCGTCGGCGACGACACGCACGGACACATCGACGACATCTGCCGCTTCGTGAATCCGGAGACCGTCGTGCTGATCAAAGAAACGAACCGGAAGGACGCCAATTATCGTCCGCTGTCCGAGAACTGGGAACGCATTCAGGATTTGCGCTTGGAGGACGGATCAAAACCGGAAGTTGTTCCGCTGCCTATGCCGGCGCCGCTGTACTTCGGTGGCTGCCGTTTGCCAGCCAGCTACGCCAATTTCTACATCGCCAACGCGGCCGTGCTGGTGCCGACATTCAACGACCCGAACGACCGCATTGCTCTGGGCACTCTCTCGGAACTGTTCATGGATCGGCCCGTGGTGGGCATTCACGCGGTGGATCTGGTGCTCGGCTTCGGCACACTGCATTGCCTGACGCAGCAGCAACCCGCTTGA